A single window of Leishmania infantum JPCM5 genome chromosome 35 DNA harbors:
- a CDS encoding putative nucleoside diphosphate kinase translates to MVGEQRDTFVVEYFDPQASLSRTYQFCYFTDDKTIEMYNLKTKRLFLKRCAYPSLSPNELYVGATINVFSRPLRIIDYGDDATRKRLTANSGECMITVDMQHHSAAAGSVIEALTTQGLRITFIRLVELSKSLAARVASKAQRCLVVLASGAGAREKVASVAASFSAAVTQISSESAVQELKEAVMGPGESTAALKNCAVCVIKPHAITSGHQGPILHRLVEEGFYISALGSYQLTVADAEDFLEVYNGVLPEYKKLVEQMSSGPCWAVEVCAENAVPALRAVCGPQDPEVCHVLFPHTLRSMYGVDRIRNAVHCTDLEEDGPLESEFFFSLLQNKQ, encoded by the coding sequence ATGGTGGGCGAACAAAGGGACACGTTTGTGGTGGAGTACTTCGATCCACAAGCGAGCCTCTCTCGCACATACCAGTTTTGCTACTTTACAGACGACAAAACGATAGAGATGTACAACCTCAAGACGAAGCGCTTGTTTTTGAAGCGCTGCGCCTATCCGTCACTGAGCCCGAACGAGCTTTACGTGGGGGCGACGATCAACGTCTTTTCCCGTCCCCTTCGCATTATCGACTATGGCGACGACGCAACGCGCAAGCGGCTTACAGCGAACTCCGGTGAGTGCATGATTACCGTTGACATGCAGCACCAtagcgcggcagcgggctCCGTAATTGAGGCCCTGACAACGCAAGGCCTGCGGATTACGTTCATCCGCTTAGTAGAGCTTTCGAAGAGCCTCGCTGCCCGAGTTGCATCAaaggcgcagcggtgcctaGTTGTGCTTGcgagcggcgccggagcCCGTGAAAAGGTGGCCTCGGTGGCGGCTTCTTTTTCCGCCGCCGTGACACAGATTTCGAGCGAGAGTGCTGTgcaggagctgaaggaggcaGTCATGGGACCTGGCGAGTCcacagcggcgctgaagaaCTGCGCCGTGTGCGTCATCAAGCCACATGCGATCACTAGCGGCCATCAGGGTCCCATTCTTCATCGCTTGGTCGAAGAGGGGTTTTACATTAGTGCCCTTGGCTCTTACCAGCTGACAGTGGCGGATGCCGAGGACTTTTTAGAGGTCTACAACGGAGTTTTGCCGGAGTACAAGAAGCTGGTGGAGCAGATGTCGTCCGGCCCGTGCTGGGCCGTTGAGGTTTGCGCCGAGAAcgccgtgccggcgctgcgggcggtGTGTGGCCCGCAGGACCCGGAAGTGTGCCACGTTCTTTTCCCTCACACGCTCCGGTCCATGTACGGCGTGGACCGCATCCGGAACGCTGTCCACTGTACCGACCTGGAAGAGGATGGCCCCCTTGAATCAGagttcttcttttctttgctgcAGAACAAGCAGTGA